One Mycoavidus sp. B2-EB genomic region harbors:
- a CDS encoding holin has protein sequence MLESIINLAAAWESDFVAWLQLLLPSAAGSACSLKCLEASLEKWQKLYTFLIGVSCAVFIAPALVEILAITAPKIEMCINFLVGLFALAVISEIFKEIQSADFIGAIKRYLLKRP, from the coding sequence ATGCTTGAATCAATCATCAATCTAGCGGCGGCTTGGGAGTCTGATTTTGTCGCCTGGTTGCAGTTGCTGCTACCCAGTGCTGCCGGGTCAGCATGCTCGCTAAAATGTTTAGAGGCGTCTTTAGAGAAGTGGCAGAAGCTTTATACTTTTCTGATAGGCGTGAGTTGTGCTGTATTTATTGCACCCGCTCTGGTTGAGATATTGGCAATTACAGCCCCTAAAATAGAAATGTGCATTAACTTTTTAGTAGGCTTATTTGCCCTAGCCGTCATCAGCGAAATTTTCAAAGAAATCCAATCCGCGGATTTTATAGGTGCAATTAAACGTTATTTGTTGAAAAGACCATGA
- a CDS encoding IS4 family transposase — MLKRKRGKDSRVGKSEDQKWFEEEIGQNKFRDERLTKRFRLVLERLWSYVGQSIPMAFQDWSNTKAAYRFFSNAKVSEQEILSGHYEATQKRFEASRGPILVLQDTTEFSYKREHPEWIGATREVAGRKDQMGKNIKYTVCGILMHSSLLVTTQGVPLGLAAIKFWTRKKFKGTRALKCKINPTRIPIEEKESYRWLENLRQSTALLSDPQRCVHVGDRESDIYELFCLAQELQTNFLVRTCVDRLATDGKHTISQEMEEVRVNGIHRITVRDSKGKEHRAVLELRYHRIKVLPPIGKQRRYPPLHLTVIHAFERDAPASREPIEWKLITNLSVTSRKQAIEKLDWYALRWKIEVFHKVLKSGCKAEESKLRTAERLVNLISIFCVVSWRIFWMTMLHRAAPDISAEIALTPSEMQRLDQLVKDKPKNVNANPLTRYIIKLAQLGGYLARTGDPPPGNTVIWRGLRKLIDIQIGFELAHNCG, encoded by the coding sequence ATGTTAAAAAGAAAGCGTGGCAAAGATAGCAGGGTAGGAAAGAGTGAAGATCAGAAATGGTTTGAAGAGGAGATAGGACAGAATAAGTTCCGCGATGAACGCCTTACGAAGAGATTTAGGCTGGTCCTAGAGCGTTTGTGGTCTTACGTTGGTCAGAGTATTCCGATGGCCTTTCAGGACTGGAGTAACACGAAAGCAGCCTACCGGTTTTTTTCGAATGCTAAAGTGAGCGAACAGGAAATCCTAAGTGGGCATTACGAAGCAACTCAAAAGCGGTTTGAAGCCTCAAGAGGCCCCATATTAGTATTGCAGGATACGACCGAATTCTCATATAAACGAGAGCATCCGGAGTGGATAGGCGCGACGCGTGAAGTTGCAGGTCGCAAAGACCAGATGGGGAAGAACATCAAATATACGGTGTGTGGGATTTTGATGCATTCGAGTCTGCTGGTTACCACACAAGGTGTTCCACTGGGGTTGGCAGCAATCAAATTCTGGACGCGCAAGAAGTTCAAGGGGACCAGGGCCCTCAAGTGTAAAATTAATCCAACACGCATTCCGATCGAAGAGAAGGAAAGTTATCGGTGGCTCGAGAATTTGCGGCAATCCACCGCATTGCTTAGCGATCCCCAGCGGTGTGTCCATGTAGGTGATCGCGAAAGCGACATTTACGAACTCTTCTGTTTAGCGCAAGAGCTCCAAACAAATTTCTTGGTTCGGACCTGTGTGGATCGGCTCGCAACAGATGGGAAGCATACGATCTCGCAAGAAATGGAAGAGGTTCGCGTTAATGGAATACATCGAATTACGGTTCGAGACTCTAAGGGTAAGGAGCATCGAGCTGTGCTGGAGCTTCGATATCATCGCATAAAGGTGTTGCCTCCCATCGGCAAACAGCGTCGTTACCCGCCTTTGCATCTGACGGTGATTCATGCATTTGAACGGGACGCACCTGCAAGCAGAGAGCCTATTGAATGGAAGTTGATCACCAATTTATCCGTGACTTCTCGCAAGCAAGCTATTGAAAAATTGGACTGGTATGCACTACGCTGGAAAATAGAGGTATTCCACAAAGTCCTCAAATCAGGCTGTAAGGCTGAAGAGTCCAAGCTGCGTACAGCTGAGCGGCTAGTCAATCTCATTTCTATATTCTGTGTCGTGAGTTGGCGTATCTTCTGGATGACTATGCTACATCGAGCTGCGCCAGATATATCGGCTGAAATCGCGCTGACGCCTTCTGAAATGCAGCGGCTTGATCAATTGGTCAAAGATAAGCCGAAAAATGTAAATGCCAATCCTCTTACACGGTACATCATTAAGCTAGCTCAACTAGGGGGCTATCTAGCTCGAACCGGTGATCCTCCTCCTGGTAACACCGTTATCTGGCGTGGGTTACGAAAACTTATTGATATACAGATCGGTTTTGAACTCGCTCATAATTGTGGGTAA
- a CDS encoding aspartate kinase, whose translation MALIVHKYGGTSMGSIERIKNVALRVAKWHKAGYQIVVVPSAMSGETNRLLELVHAISPQPDPRELDMVAATGEQVSVGLLAIALKELGLDARSYTGWQVPIKTDNTHTKARIAEIDGARVQQDLAAGRIVVIAGFQGVDSEHNITTLGRGGTDTSAVAVAAALNADECLIYTDVDGVYTTDPRVVEEARRLERITFEEMLEMASLGSKVLQIRSVEFAGKYQVKTRVLSSLTDPLIPLDEEMHSGTLITFEEDKTMEQAVISGIAFQRNEGRIIVVGVPDTPGIAYQILGPIAAANIDVDMIIQNQSVAGKTDFTFTVGRNDYARAMDILNQHIKSQVSAQQVLGDAKVSKVSVVGVGMRSHVGIASKMFRTLSEEGINIQMISTSEIKISVLIDEKYMELAVRALHKAFELEQGRPA comes from the coding sequence AATGGCATAAGGCTGGCTACCAGATTGTGGTGGTCCCGTCAGCCATGTCTGGCGAAACCAACCGTTTGCTTGAATTAGTGCATGCCATTTCTCCCCAACCCGACCCGCGTGAATTGGATATGGTTGCCGCCACTGGAGAGCAGGTCAGCGTAGGTTTACTTGCGATCGCGCTCAAAGAACTCGGGCTAGATGCACGCAGCTACACCGGTTGGCAAGTGCCAATTAAAACCGATAACACCCACACTAAGGCGCGGATTGCTGAGATTGATGGGGCCCGCGTGCAACAAGACCTGGCGGCAGGCCGGATTGTCGTCATTGCGGGTTTCCAAGGTGTGGATAGCGAACACAATATCACGACCCTAGGACGCGGCGGCACCGACACCTCGGCCGTAGCAGTCGCGGCGGCGCTTAACGCGGATGAGTGTTTAATTTATACCGACGTGGATGGCGTTTACACGACAGATCCGCGCGTCGTCGAAGAAGCGCGCCGCCTTGAGCGCATCACATTTGAAGAAATGCTGGAAATGGCGAGTCTGGGCTCGAAAGTATTGCAAATCCGTTCGGTCGAATTTGCCGGAAAATATCAAGTTAAAACACGGGTCTTGTCCAGCCTCACAGACCCTTTGATACCGCTTGACGAAGAAATGCACTCAGGCACACTCATCACCTTTGAAGAAGACAAAACTATGGAACAAGCTGTTATTTCCGGAATCGCTTTTCAGCGCAATGAAGGTCGCATTATCGTAGTTGGCGTACCGGATACACCAGGCATTGCCTATCAAATCCTAGGCCCGATTGCTGCGGCGAACATTGATGTCGATATGATTATACAAAACCAGAGCGTAGCAGGCAAAACCGATTTTACCTTCACGGTTGGCCGCAATGACTACGCGCGAGCCATGGATATTTTAAATCAACACATCAAAAGCCAAGTCAGCGCTCAACAAGTGCTAGGCGATGCGAAAGTATCTAAAGTATCCGTGGTTGGGGTGGGCATGCGCTCGCACGTTGGCATTGCCAGCAAGATGTTCCGCACCCTTTCGGAAGAAGGAATCAATATTCAAATGATCTCCACCTCCGAAATCAAAATTTCAGTGCTCATCGATGAGAAATATATGGAACTCGCAGTACGCGCACTCCATAAAGCATTTGAATTAGAGCAGGGCAGGCCCGCCTAA
- a CDS encoding ATP-binding cassette domain-containing protein: MIRFDQFTLARGVKSLFEKTSFTLNPGEKAGLVGANGAGKSTLFAVLRGALQADAGEASWPLSWRIAHVAQETPATERSALDYTLDGDTVLREIEAQIASAHAAHDGLAEANAHAAFADADGYTAPARAQALLLGLGFTLEQTEQPVAHFSGGWRMRLNLAQALMCRSDLLLLDEPTNHLDLDAIVWLEDWLNRYPGTLVVISHDREFLDAVCAITLHIDQQQVNRYGGNYSQFERLRAQQLNLQQSAYDKQQRQVAHLQSFINRFKAKASKARQAQSRVKALERMEQIASVQADSPFSFSFRTAGTAPNPMLTLDEVQCGYRLEKRDATIINEITLSIQNGQRIGLLGANGQGKSTLVKTLAGVLPPLTGNMHVGKGLRIGYFAQHQLETLRDADSPLQHLIRLAPETREQELRNFLGSFNFSGATATSPIAPFSGGEKARLALALMIWLKPNLLLLDEPTNHLDLETREALTLALAQFDGTLIVVSHDRHLLRAVCDQFMLVANHYLQPFDGDLEDYRAWLLRDAANKRSLSNGCAASVSTSNHAVDRKARRRAQADPRQQAIHLKKPIQQRITQLEKVLQRLGTEKNAIDTQLADPASYESANKVLLSDTLKRQAEVAAQLAETESAWLNEQASLEQLES, translated from the coding sequence ATGATTCGTTTTGATCAATTTACGTTGGCCCGTGGGGTTAAATCTCTTTTTGAAAAAACTTCATTTACTCTGAATCCTGGCGAAAAAGCCGGCCTTGTGGGGGCCAATGGAGCGGGCAAATCAACGCTCTTTGCGGTTTTGCGCGGGGCCTTGCAAGCGGATGCTGGAGAAGCATCTTGGCCGTTATCCTGGCGCATTGCACATGTTGCCCAAGAAACCCCGGCGACGGAGCGCAGCGCACTTGACTATACGCTAGATGGCGATACTGTGCTGCGTGAGATTGAAGCGCAGATTGCGAGCGCCCATGCGGCTCATGATGGCTTGGCTGAAGCCAATGCCCATGCGGCCTTTGCTGATGCCGATGGGTATACCGCGCCAGCCAGAGCGCAAGCGCTTCTACTTGGCTTAGGCTTTACGCTTGAGCAAACTGAGCAACCGGTTGCGCACTTCTCCGGGGGCTGGCGCATGCGGCTTAACCTTGCGCAGGCGCTGATGTGCCGCTCTGATTTGCTGCTCTTAGACGAACCGACCAACCATCTCGATCTCGATGCAATTGTGTGGCTGGAAGATTGGCTCAACCGCTACCCGGGTACCTTGGTGGTGATTTCGCATGACCGTGAATTTCTAGATGCAGTCTGTGCCATAACGCTGCATATTGACCAGCAGCAAGTGAACCGTTACGGCGGCAATTACAGTCAATTTGAGCGCTTACGCGCGCAGCAACTTAACTTACAGCAAAGCGCTTATGACAAACAGCAGCGCCAGGTTGCACATTTGCAAAGCTTCATTAATCGTTTTAAAGCCAAGGCCAGCAAAGCTCGCCAAGCACAGAGTCGGGTTAAGGCGCTTGAAAGAATGGAGCAAATCGCCAGTGTCCAGGCAGACTCCCCTTTCAGTTTTAGTTTTCGTACCGCTGGCACAGCCCCCAATCCAATGTTGACGCTGGATGAGGTGCAGTGTGGCTATCGCTTGGAAAAGCGTGATGCCACGATCATTAACGAGATAACGTTATCGATTCAAAATGGTCAGCGCATTGGTTTGTTGGGCGCAAATGGTCAAGGTAAATCCACCTTAGTTAAAACCCTGGCTGGCGTATTGCCGCCATTGACTGGCAACATGCATGTTGGCAAAGGACTAAGGATTGGCTATTTCGCACAGCATCAATTGGAAACGCTGCGCGACGCAGATTCGCCGTTGCAGCACTTAATACGCCTTGCACCAGAGACACGCGAGCAAGAGCTACGTAATTTTCTGGGGAGTTTTAACTTTAGTGGCGCGACCGCCACCTCACCCATCGCCCCGTTTTCCGGTGGCGAAAAAGCGCGTCTTGCGCTGGCTTTGATGATTTGGCTTAAGCCTAATCTGTTATTGCTGGACGAGCCAACCAACCATCTTGATCTCGAAACCCGCGAGGCGCTCACTTTGGCATTAGCGCAATTCGATGGAACTTTGATTGTGGTTTCACATGACCGGCATTTGTTACGCGCCGTATGTGATCAATTTATGTTGGTTGCAAACCATTATTTGCAACCTTTTGATGGCGACCTTGAGGATTATCGCGCTTGGCTTTTGCGTGACGCAGCAAATAAACGGAGTCTCAGCAACGGTTGTGCTGCCAGTGTCTCAACCAGCAACCATGCGGTTGACCGAAAAGCTAGGCGGCGCGCGCAAGCGGATCCACGGCAACAGGCTATACACTTGAAAAAGCCGATCCAGCAGCGCATTACGCAATTGGAAAAAGTGTTGCAGCGCTTGGGCACAGAGAAAAACGCAATCGATACCCAGTTGGCGGATCCTGCAAGCTATGAAAGCGCAAATAAAGTGCTGTTGAGCGATACGCTAAAACGTCAGGCTGAAGTCGCCGCCCAGCTCGCAGAAACTGAAAGCGCCTGGTTGAATGAACAAGCAAGCCTAGAGCAGTTAGAGTCTTAA
- a CDS encoding toll/interleukin-1 receptor domain-containing protein, with the protein MIQDYIYIFECDYGSRVKERQFVKEILRTFDKNYATMVGAVVNNNPYCLEFFIVVNLEGDPVKFERWLRGNYPEKIKRHNVFLKDTLSFNVLTFIDEFMVDLAFVREGQGFLFHWPEQEFLESLYPQYKRMKRNMSKVFISHSSKDKELIVNPLNAYLQAQSIGTWLDSYEIDYGENIYLKINEGIETAKVGVFVLTENFFDNSSGWPITEFSTFFMGLMKCNKKVLMVNAGVDPEKIDSMMKVYRYLTWDEGKGLPEIANAIKRKLAT; encoded by the coding sequence ATGATCCAAGACTATATATATATTTTTGAGTGCGATTACGGATCGAGAGTTAAGGAACGCCAGTTCGTAAAAGAAATCCTCAGGACTTTCGATAAGAACTACGCAACAATGGTTGGGGCTGTCGTTAACAATAATCCATATTGCCTAGAATTCTTTATTGTCGTAAATCTCGAAGGTGATCCTGTGAAATTTGAACGATGGCTACGAGGCAATTATCCAGAAAAAATAAAACGACATAATGTGTTTCTGAAGGATACGTTGTCGTTCAATGTGCTAACATTCATAGACGAATTTATGGTCGACCTGGCCTTCGTGCGTGAAGGCCAGGGATTTTTATTTCATTGGCCAGAGCAAGAATTTCTTGAATCTCTATATCCGCAGTACAAACGCATGAAACGAAATATGTCGAAGGTATTCATTAGCCATTCCTCAAAAGATAAGGAACTAATCGTCAATCCGTTAAACGCGTACTTACAGGCGCAAAGCATTGGTACTTGGCTGGACAGTTACGAGATTGACTACGGCGAGAACATATATCTAAAAATAAACGAAGGCATTGAAACTGCAAAAGTTGGGGTGTTTGTACTAACAGAAAACTTCTTCGATAATTCCAGCGGTTGGCCAATTACCGAATTTTCGACTTTTTTCATGGGGTTAATGAAGTGCAACAAAAAGGTGCTCATGGTGAACGCAGGTGTAGACCCAGAAAAAATTGATTCAATGATGAAAGTCTATCGTTACTTAACTTGGGATGAAGGAAAAGGTTTGCCAGAAATTGCAAACGCCATAAAAAGAAAACTGGCTACCTGA